CGGTgggggtgataatgatgatgatggaaagagGACGGTGACACAAATGGGGGTACCTGAGGCCGCGTACAGGATCCTTGTGTGCCTGGAACAGCTTCACATTGTTCATGTTGGTCTGCCAGTACTTAACAAACCCTCCTGTGTCCCCAGTCACCATCCACTGGTCATTGTGAGACCACACCATGGTCCGCACACTGCTGTCATGGGCCTGTTGAAAAATAAAACCTGTCattgtcttttatatatataaaaaaacaaattgatgGCCTCATATCCTACTGATGCTGTGTATGAAGTAAGAATTCAAACATGTGACTATTTAGATGAATGTTCTAAGCAAAATTAGTTGAAGCCATGAGCTCAATCTTTCCCCAACAATACTGTAGAAGCTGTGTTGCTATCACTGCTCATATTTACCCACTACATTATCAAACACAGAGTTTGAACACAGAAACCTTATAAGTTCCAGCTGCAGTGGATCCTCAGAAAGCTGAGTGACCGTGTCAGCCGCAGAAAAAGGGTTCAGGGCTGGGAATCATTAGGGTCAAATCTGGATCATATGTGCATGACAACCAAAACCAGGACTTGCCTTGATCAACACTACAAACCAAATACTACTTGTGAATACTAGTAACACTAATTATGTTGTAAACTTGTGGAAAAACATTAACCTACATAAGTTGCCAGTTTTCAAAACCTGATTTCTATTAAATAGTACATGATATAAATAATTACTCCCCAAATACACACTTCTAGGAAATTTCATTGTTTTAATACCATGTGCAAAGTGTATAACTACGCAGCCATGGGTGGTGGAGTACCCCAAAGCCATGAATTGTGCAAACACAAAGGGTTTGAGGGGAGCTGAGCCCCCCACAGGTCGTCagatatatatttatctatcttttagtAGCCCTAAGGAGGCTCAAGGGGGTCTGTAAGAAAACGAAAGAACCCTTCCTCTGAATTTCAAAGGTGGTGAACTATGAGAAGGTTTGGGGTGCAGCAGAATGCTTCAGACTACATCCATGCTTGCGGCCAAGCAGGTTTGCCCAGTTCAATATTGTTTTCACAGTTGTTTTTTTCCCTATGCTGTTTGCTATGGTTTTCCAGGTCTCAAAGTTAAGAAAACAAATGACACGAAATGATTAGTTCATAGGATAGAAAATAAGATCTGGCCATATTGATAAAAGCAAACTTTATAGTGTTGGCTGGCAACGCTGGTCTTGGCTGTGGGTCTGGAATACATATATCTCTATTTATTCTAAAACAAACAAGTGCTATAATGAATCACCCTCTACAACCAATTATGTTTGGTCTAGTATACTCCAATGTAGGTACAAAAAAAGTGTGTTGGTCAGCTCACCTGCAATATGGTCTCGAAATTGAAGGTGAGGCCATTCCAAAGGGTAAACTCCCCTGACGAGGCACCAGTGACCAGGCGACGACCCTCAGGAGTCCAGGCCAAGCAGAAAATGGGGCACTACAGACAAGACCAAACAGTTTCATTAGTTGCAAAACCCTGAACCTATTTTTGTTATCTTCATATTTGTCTTCTTAAAGATTaacaatatacacattatttACAAAGACAGCTGATGCATTTATGGTATTTTTACACCTAGAAGCCACATATAATTAAAATAAATGATCGACTTGACCAAAATTATCTTTGACCCCTAACACGCACCTTGGCTTTGTTGGTTGACGTCCGCACAAACTTGGTGACGACCGCATTGATGGGGTTCATGGGGTGGGCGATGGGTGGCAGCATCTCCGAGGCGTAGCAGACATCCGCTTGCAAGGCTGCGCGGTCCCTCTCGTCCCGCTGCCACACGCGGCACTCCAGCATGTTTGTCACGGAACAGTTGTAGTCCACGGTCTTTCGCATGACACTCTTGCGAAGTCGCTTGCCATCGAATTCTCCATCGGGGGTCTTGAAGGGCTTGAAGGTGAGTGGCTGGAAAGGCTGCGGCCCCCCTCCAGGCGGGGGCATGGGCTTCCCCGGGATGGGAGGCGGAGGAACGTTGAACATCCCCACTTGTATCATCTTGCTCTGTTATTCAAAGCCttgaaagagaaaacagacaatACATGAACACAATGAAAATTAAGtctacttaatatttttcttcaattAAAACTGAATTGTGGAATGAAACACATCACACGAGGGGCCTGGGAGTGATGCTTTTGAGTGATGTGACCTTAGATGCCAACACTGAGAAACCAGCGGCAAAAGACCAACAACTAGCGAGATACATACTAGGCACTTGCAGCACAAGGGGCCCCATGGCCCTCACCATGCTATGGGAAGCAATGATAACAGCCTCCATTGACTACTGCAAAGCAACATGGCAGTGTGCTGTATATGCACACAGAGGACTTCATATGGAATAAAGGTGTCATTCGCAGTGAGACAAGTGAACCTCTGGAATAACACCCAGCAACGATTAGCTGGTAACTATATGAGAGGCCTGGGTGGCAGTGGCCCAGCaattggtcagagaaatggcagatgaattttaacattaccgagtgtagcgtactaagtgtaggaactcgCAACCCATTACACAGGTATAGTTTGGACTCCACAGTGATAGGCAGAGCTGTGTGTGAAAGGAATTTGGGAGTTTTAGTGaactctaacctaaaactaaggaagcaatgtattagtgtgaggaatagggctaacaggttattaggctttattaacaggacggtaaccaacaaaagtgcagcggtcatcctcagactctattcagcattagttaggccacacttagattgtGCTGTCCAGTTCTGgagcccacactacagaatggacatcaacttgcaagaatcagttcagaggaggataaccaagatgattcagggactgaggaacctcccatatcaagataggctgaaacatctcaacttacattctctagaaagacgaagagtgcggggagatctgatagaagtattcaaacgggtcaagggttacaacaaaggcaatataagtaaagtactgagaatttgccagcaggatagaacatgcagtaatggatttaaattagaaaagtatagatataAGAGGGAAATAgccaggcattggtttagtaataggatggtgggggaatggaagactcagcaatcacatagtgagtgctgggacgatagcttgttttaagagtagactggatagccacatggacgaggacgacaggtggtagtgtagtgcggcgactaagccGGTCGAATGAGTCGAAGCTAATTCAGAAAGGCTAACAAAGGATTCACTGGAGAAGATGACTGATGAGCGAGGTGCGGGTGCAGTAAGGTAACAGGGTACTGGagtgtacgcccgtaccgaaggtaaacgaggctCAAGCCTCTAattgtaacccctgaaactacatatCACCCAtcatgagtagtgggggggattctggggcgtTCCTAAGATTAAAAAACACTTGGGGCTAAGAGAAAAACATCAAGGGTTGAAGTTTacagtgagtgaaaaaaaaagtgtgtgggggggagggggggagggtgaccTGTTTGCGTTCACCACCATGCACCTCAGATGCACACTACAGGGACGGGGGAACGGGGCCCGTGAGTGAAAAAAGGTTCGGGGCTAGTAAAAAAAATTCGGGGCTCAAGCCCCGGAAGCCCAAGGCTAACGACGCCACTGGCCCAGGCCCCTCCATAATGCCAAGGCAGCACCTACAGGCAGTGTGGGGCAGGGCCGCGGCCGCCTGGCGCGCCGCCCGCCGCGGGCCCCAGCAGGCACCCCACCGAGCCCACCACACAGGCCCTTCAGTGCCCCATCACAGCCCTGCCATTCACCCCCCACAGCAAGTACACAGGCCGCGGCGGTGCCCGGGCACGCGTGCACACCCCCAAACGCTCGTCCCAGCCCCAGGCAGCGTGTGGCGGCCCAACAAATGGCGGGGCAGGGCTGGCCCCAGCCGCCTGCCAATACTGTCACTCCTGCCGCCACGACGCCCTCCCCGCGCCTTCTACAGCTAGGCAACCGTGAGGACAAGAAGCAGGCCGGGTCCTTACCAATATTCGTCACTAATGGGAGGCTCTGAGGCCGCTAATATTAGTTCCTGAGCACGAGTTTTAAGACTCTACCCCGGCCGCCATTGTTGTCAGGGTGCCGACACTGTGCAGGGTTCgactccccccacctccccccaccaataaaaaaaaataataagatagtGAAGAAACATTTATGATTATGAGGTGAAACAAACCAAAAGCACGATGAGATAATAAAGTCAACTCAAGATAATGTACAAAAAAAAGTTAGGGTGCCGACACTGCAAAGTTCGACTACGGAAAAATTGAATTGAattaaaatatttattgttgtaaaatacaacaaaggggaATGGCTGGTCTTGCAAACAAACCCCTTTTTAGGCtagttacaaaaaataaaaatctccatGCGTGGCGCAGACGGTAGCTCCTACtgactacagaaaaaaaaaaaaaaaattattgataaCCATGAGGTAAAAAAAACAAGCCCAAATATGATAAGACGATGGAGTCAACTAGaaacgacataaaaaaaaaaacaatattaattCCTGCTTGACACGAGTTTTATCAGGGTGCCGAGACTGTGCAGGAGTCAAGATCATCATTACCTGTATTATTGCACCCAGAACACTGTATTTGTGAAaacttaaataaaaagagaaattaaaatacaGGAGTAgagctcacctaacctaacccaacccgacctgacctgacctgacctgacctaacctaacctagcctaactgcacctaacctaacttaacctgacctgacctaacgtaGCTTGACCTAACATgtcttaacctaatctaacctgacttcttcctcttttgacaTGTATGGCTTTGTATCGCGTCGTAGGTCATCCTCCTCTCGGTCcgcaacctgacctgacctaaccaagcctaacctgcatgacctgacctaacctgacctgacctaacctaacttgacctaacctaacttgacctaacctaacctaacctgactttgTATCCCTTCGTATAGAGTTCATCCTCCTCTCGatcctctcttttatttattcacaCACTCTGCTCTTCAATGGCATTATATAACTGATCTTTCCTAACCTTTCCTAGCCTACTGACTTATAATGATCAATAACCGTTACAAATAGACTCAACTTCAACTATAAACTATTAATCAATCAAGCCTCATCAACTAAGCCAAGACCGAGACCAAAAATCCGATACAAAGggggagaaatctcaagccacctgtgacatcaagatcaagattaaGACACCATCAAAACACGAGGCCCTGGAGGGAAGACTCTGTAGCCGGGTGTTTATAAGGACTTTCAGGGCATTAGGAGAGACTGCaatggggagaaaaggaagaaagtcacGCGGGAGGAACAATGGAGGGAGTAGAGTGGAGGTAAGCGTGATAATGTGAAAGATATTGCCCGTGCCGCCAACACTTAGAAAAACGTTGGTCAGTCAGTGCTCATTTATAAACGTTTTCCCCATGTTCTTGTCATAAACGTTGGTCAGTCTGTGCTCATTTGTAAACGTTTTCTCCATGTTCTTGTCATAAACATTGGTCAATCTGTACTGGCACATAAACGTTTTGCGCATGCTCTCGTCAAAACGTTGGATATTTTTCCCCCCGTCAACTGAACTCTAAAAATGATACTCTTTTTCAGCGACCTAAGAAGGAGCGGCCCACAGGAACAAGCTACGAAGAAGTCGTTCGTGAAAATAAGAACTTTGAAACATTCTATAAGGTGAGGGAAGTGATCTGTTCTCTCCTAGCAGTCTGTAAAGAGGTTTCACAAATTGTTATAAAGTACATCACTTCCATATAAGTTCAGTAGTGAATGAGTCTTTATCATATCTAGTTTGTGAAAGTTTTAaccattttttattctttattctcgtaaccttttcttcttttatttgagaCCTGTGTTTTGGAGACGTTAAGAAATTTACAAAAATGATATGAAGCTGAATTatgattttctttattcttcatgcTCTTAACCTCTTTATTTTTGTAACTTGTGTTTTGGAGACGTTGAGAAAtgtattaacctggtagcagcgacgggccaaatatttACCTTGACATAACCCCAAAAAGTAGAGGATACACCAATTTATTACAATTGCGTTGTTAtctgttatataatgatttgtgtgagtgatgtttttttctcattaattcgcttagaggagccattaagaaacatgatccccgcagctactgggttaaagtggAATAGCTGATGATATGAAAATGATTTATGGTTTAAGTGCCAGTTTCAGTGTGTTACTCGCTTTATGTCTCTCCTCAAGGCTCAGAAGATTGTACCTGAAGAGGAATGGGATGAATTTCTAACCCGCATGAAGGAGAACCTGCCAGCCGCCTTCCGCCTCACAGGGACCAAGAACATGGCCTGCGCGCTGCTCCGAGTTTTGAAGGAGACATTTTTTGAGCCCCTGTCACAGATCACTCCGCCAGAACTCACGCCAGAGGAACAGGAGGCCGGGGAAGAGCCAGTGAAGCCCCTGAAGCCCTTGTGCCTGCCATGGTAAGTGTGCTGTGTATAGTCGAGTTTAAATGATTgtgaataaaaaaagggaatatgTTTTTATAGACAGAATAGCAGGAGGCCAGTGAAAAGCCAGTCAAAACTATCTAAAGCCCTGGTGTCTGCTAGGGTATGCCAAATACAGTCGAGTTTAGATCAAATTACAAATGGAAGTAGGAAGGATGGTTTTCATAGACGGAATTCTCAAGTACTGTAAATTTCTTGGCACGGCTTCATTTGATGGGGCTTAGGAACTTACCGTATAAAGAAAGACCAGAAGACTGAACTCACATTATTTGGAAAGATATACCGTACCTAGACTGTGAGGTGATTTATATATACGGTAATTAGTTTTTGAATGGGTTAAAGGGATTGATAAGGGCAAGAGGGAGTGTATATGGAAACCAGATGTACGAAAGTGCACTAAAGTATAAATAACTTGACTGTCCATTTTAACTATCAGCATATCAACAAATACATTTCTTTTTACGGTAAAGAGAAGTGGCTGCTCTGATCCTCAATTACCATTTCCACCTTCTGCCTATCgtcgcttttcttttcttcagtaaTAATTATTTTCATCAGCAGAATAAATGGCTGAACTAAAATAACATGGGGAAGGGCTATCCAGCAATacgtaggaaaaaggaaaatacatagTCTGCCATACGatactccattctctcccttattttcgttttctttcaacaAATATAGGGAAAAACTTAATCATTCTCTCTGCGCTAAATCGCATAAAATCatttgcaagagagagagggagggagacatccTTCGACGTTGACTCCCTCTAACTACCATTTCATGCCTTTAATCTGTCGTCACTTTCCTTCTGTGGTAATCATTTTTTTCACTTGTAGAATAACTGTGTGTAAagagtcttcatttttttctcctaggTATCCCGACAACCTGGCATGGCAGCTCAACCTAACCAGGAAGGACATTCGCCGCTGTGAGGCATACTGGCAGCTGCATCAGTTCCTCATCTCGGAAACAGAGACTGGCAACATCTCACGTCAGGAAGCAGTGAGCATGATCCCACCGGTTGTCCTGGACGTCCAACCCCACCACAAGGTAACTAACAGGCTTGTCACTCGTGGGCTGTATCACTCATTTTACCTGTACTCTCTTTTGTTCGTAAATTCATAAATATATATCGTAAAGGGCACCTGTAAGAGTTCAAGCTAATGTAAGTTCTTAAATAAATGGGATAAAAGCATGAGAGATGGcagctattttttcttttttttacaacaaaggagacggcccaagggcaacaaaaagagtgtagaaaaaaaaaggcctgttactcaccgctcccacaacaggcaaaaggaaagagtggccaaaagagaggtcaatttcgaggtGGAGCTGACTTTTACCCTATTAACACTATTCTTTACAGGTGCTAGACATGTGTGCAGCGCCGGGCAGCAAGACCGCTCAGCTCATCGAGTTTCTTCACGGCTCAAATGACGACCTCCTAGCGGCCATTCCTGAAGGCATTGTTGTCGCTAACGATGCCGACAACAAACGGTGCTACATGCTCACCCATCAGGCCAAGCGGTTACAGAGCCcggccatcatcatcaccaaccatGACGCTGCCTTCATGCCTAACATCCACCACACTCGGAAAGGTTAGTCGCAGTCATTTTAGCTTGGCTTGTAGTGATTATTGGAAACCTTGAATTTTTGGCCATATATTCTTAGGAGGaatgagtagcaggcttttttttattattgtttcctttttttgtgcccttgagctgtctcctttgttgtaaaaaaaaataaaaaaaaaaaaaaaacacccaccacACTCGGAAAGGTCAGTCACTGTTGTCTTCGCTCTTGGAAAGGTTAGTCACTTGTCCTCGCTTGGCTTGTGACGATTATTGGAAACCATGAATATTTTGGACCTCAGATATGATTTACTGACCTATTTGTGACCTGATACGGCTAAGTAAGGTtatacacaaaaaaagtaaaaatcatGACACTTAGATATGAATTTGAGACCTATTTGTGACCTGATGTGGCTAAGTAAGGTtatacacaaaaaagtaaaaatcatAACACTTAGGAATATCCAGTAATGATGTCCGTCCAATTCTATGATCTTCCGTATTATCTcatcctctttctacttctctcacATTCTTTTTCATGGCGTATGCAATATTTGGATTAAGAAAGACGTTTTTTTCCAGACGGGAGCGTTGGGCCTATTAAGTTTGACCGCATCCTCTGTGACGTCCCTTGCTCTGGAGACGGTACACTGAGGAAAAATTTTGATGTCTGGGCCAAGTGGAACCCTGTCAATGGAGCCAATCTACATGGGTAATTATTTTGTTATGGTTTGTAGCAGATAGGGAAGAGGGCATCGGCAGAGTATGGGTAGTGATAGGGAAAGGAGTGCAAGTTTGTAGGATCAATGGGTAAAGAATATTAGGTAAAGGATATTGGGATAGGGTAGAGCATGGGTTTGATATGGATTGTAAGTTTGAAGGACATTAAGTAGGGAAGAATAATTGGCACAGAAGAGTATTGGACAAAGAAGAATATTGGGCAAAGATGAGTATTGTTGAAATTACACTGAAGGTTTTTGTCCACATAGATGCATGGTAATTATTGGTTATATTACAAGTTAGAGAATGGTTAGAAAGGTGCTTTAACAATATACCACGTGGGAGTAAAATGGTTACTTGTAATATTTAATAATTAAGATAACTATTAGATTTTTTTAAGTACAGAAAGCAACTCGACGGCaagaacaaatgaaaacaaaaaagcctgctaaataaaaaaagcctaccAAGATTGAATTATATTGATTTTTTCCGAGGAGCTACGATCCATATATTGCAGTGACCAAATGTTATAAAGTGTAGCTACAGTGTTTCGGATTTTGAGATATTGCTATAGTATCATGTCACAGAATTACCGTCCACTGGTCTTACCCAATTTTGAGTACATATCAGCCTGCATTATATTGATTTCCTAAGGAGTTTTGGCCCATACATTGCAACAGCCAAGTATTACAAAGTGTACAGTGTTTCAAATTACGAGATATTGTTACTGTATTATGCCACAGAATTACCGTCCACTGGCTTTACTCAACTTTAATTATCTTTCAGCTTGCATTATATTGATTTCCTAAGGAGTTTTGGCCTATATATATAACAGTCAAATATTACAAAGTCCACAGCGCTTCAAATTATGAGATATTGTTATTGTATTATGCCGCAGAATTACCGTCCACAGGTTTTACTCAATTTTAAATACTGTTATCAGCCTGCTTTATATTGGTTTCCTAAGAAGTCATGGCCCATATATTGCAAAGTGTACTGCGGTGTTTGAAATTATGtgatattattattgtattatgcTGCAGAATTACTGTCCACTGGCTTTACTCATCTTTAATTACCTATCAGCCTGCAGTTGAGAATAGCACGTCGGGGAGTTGAGATGTTGGCCGTTGGTGGGCGTCTTGTGTACTCCACATGCTCGCTAAACCCACTGGAGAATGAAGCCGTGATCCAAAGGTTATTAATAGAGGCTGACGGCTCCCTGCAGTTGCTTGATATGTCCAATCATTTGCCTGGGCTGAAggtgagttatttttttttttctgttctgatGCCCGAGTTTCAATGGTTTGCCTTCCTTGACGAATCATTAGtttttttaacccagtagctgcggggatcatgtttcttaaaggccgagaaaaatgaaaaaaatcatcactcacacaaaccatttcataatatatatcaacgaatttgtgatcagtttatgcatcatctatttttgggggttatatcatggcaaaaatttgggccgtcgctggtacatggtaaagccacaaatatgccccgtcgctgctactgggtcaaAAATTACCCTTTTCACTTATTACCTACAGGAGACGAAAAAGAGTAGAAATACCCCTCAGAAACAAGTATACAGTATTAAATTATTCTAGACAGTAAGAGAAAATGTAATGTATGGTAAAAACAAGAGCTATGGAAGTGAGTTAGCAAGACGTCCcccaaaaaatatacatatcagaCCATCTCGGATCTCAAGTTCAACCATTCATCCACTCCACACCTTTTGctgcttcactttctttctccatcccatcctgataTGCCACACTTTTACTActatgtttactactactactactactactactacatgcatCATATTCATAATTGCTGAGCCTATAGCTGAGCCCCGAATCTTTTCATGGTTACCTCATAGTTACTTCATACCAAAACATAATTCACTTGATGTACTGCATGGTTAGGTTGTTAATTaagttctatctatctatatctccgacacCCTGCTccagaagtgtctccatccctccctgttctggcaccccctcagcacactcagtcctgctacttccaactctctcgctccaatactcacccTATTGATTCACCTCCCCTGAcacctcaatccttccctcatacactcttcacaaGTTCATTTTCCCCCATTTTCATCATGTAACCATCTCAATTTTATTCCAGTTCATGCCCGGCTTGGAGGACTGGATGCTCATGAACCGGGAAATGGAAGTGATCAACTCTGCTGCCGAGATTCCTGTGAAGAACACAAATCTGTTTAACAAGCATCTCTTCCCACCGTCGCcagaagtgaaagaaaacctaAACTTAAAGAGGTGGTACGTAATaggtctgtttctgtctgtataCACGATTTCATGAGATTAATACCAATAcagactactttttttttttttttttttttttttttttttaccagctaaagaaacagctcaagggcaacaaaaaaggtgttaaaaaaaaaagcccgctaatcgccgtTCATTACAgtgacaaaagttatgagcggccaaaagaggtcagtttagggaggagaggtgttttgTAATATGTTCGTTTTGTTTATGTCTATGATTTCATAAGATACGACATAGATGCTAGGTAGAGGCAGTAGATGCAATAGAAAGACTCCCTGTAACATTATAAGAGCTGTGACTGCTTGAGAGAAGACATCAGAAAAGGGAGTATGAATCTAGATATTTAAACAAGGAGTAAACAGAGAGGGCAAGTCTTAGATATCTATCCTTAAGTTTTGATTTACTTTGTTAGAATTATTCCTTAACTTTTGCACATTTCCTGAAACACTAATTTACATATAATCACCCCatgccttttcctttctttttttttacaacaaaggagacggcacaagggcaacaaaaagagtgtagaaaaaaaaagcccgctacttgccgctcccacaacagaagatagtatagagaggtcaattttgagtGGAGACTTCATTATTTGTGTTTATCTTCCAGCATAAGGATCTTGCCGCACCATCAAGACACTGGAGGGTTCTTTGTTGCAGTGCTTGAGAAGACGAAGCCTCTGCCGGGTGAAAAGATCTACAAAGACTCGGAAGGAGAAAGCCCGCTCCTGTCAGGCACAGCAACGCAGAGAACTAGACAAGTGAGTGATGAAAACAGCTGAACAGGTTGTATTcttatgatcctcctcctcctcatctacgttTTTCTGGTGATATGATGGTGATTGTTATTGTGATTGTTGATGATCTCCTTTCACTCATTTTCCATCTTAATCATTTAATGGTGTATCTTATATCAGTTTCGTCTCTGGTCGTGTTCTAAAACGGCTCAGTCTTTCAGCCGCCCAAGAAGATGCGATGGTGATTGTTATTGTGATATTGTGATGGCTGGAGATATCTTCTTTTCACTCATattccatctcaatccttcctcaatcttttcattttccatttcaatCCTTTCATTTTCCACTTTCCATCTCAATCCCTTCATGGCATATCCTGTTTCAGCTTGACGTTAATCTGCAATCACGTTCTAAAGCACCTAAATCTCTCAGCCCCCCAAGAAGAAGCGTCGTCAGGGCTTCAGGGAGGAGCCATACTACTACttcgaggaggacgaggtggtgtGGCCAGGTATTGATTCCTTCTACGAGATGAGCAAGGATGCGACCTCTGGCCTCTTCCTCACCCGGACCAAGgacgggaagaagaggaacatcTACTTCACCAACAAGTGTATCAAGGATGTGGTGGCGCAGAATCAGGACCATATCAAGGTGGGTTACGTATAGAGTTTGCCAAGGTTTGTTTCGGTTTGTGCACTGCGCACTTCGCCGGAACGAGACTACAGCTCTTTGAACCTTCTTGACTCGGAAATTTTGAACATTTAAACTTGAGAATTTGAGATTTTTGAATATTTGAATTGGTTTTGAAGATTTTAAGATTTTGAGCATTTTTAAGATGTAACGTTTAACAGTTGATTTGAAGACTTGAACTATGAGATTTTTGAACATTTGAATTGGTGTTGAAGATTTGAATATTTTGAGCTTTTTGAACATTTGTATTGGTTTTGAAGATTTTAATATTTTGAGCATTTTTAAGATGTAACATTTACCAGTTGATTTGAAGACCTGAACTATgagattttttttaacatttgaaCATTTGAATTGGTTTTGAAGATTTGAATATTTTGAGCATTTTAAAGATATAACATTTAACAGTTGATTTGAAGACTTGAACAATGAGATTTTTGAACATTTGAACATTTGGGTACTTTGAGCATTTTTAAGTTTGAACATATGAACATTTGGGTACTTTGAGCATTTTTAAGT
The nucleotide sequence above comes from Eriocheir sinensis breed Jianghai 21 chromosome 17, ASM2467909v1, whole genome shotgun sequence. Encoded proteins:
- the LOC126999769 gene encoding tRNA (cytosine(34)-C(5))-methyltransferase-like → MGRKGRKSRGRNNGGSRVERPKKERPTGTSYEEVVRENKNFETFYKAQKIVPEEEWDEFLTRMKENLPAAFRLTGTKNMACALLRVLKETFFEPLSQITPPELTPEEQEAGEEPVKPLKPLCLPWYPDNLAWQLNLTRKDIRRCEAYWQLHQFLISETETGNISRQEAVSMIPPVVLDVQPHHKVLDMCAAPGSKTAQLIEFLHGSNDDLLAAIPEGIVVANDADNKRCYMLTHQAKRLQSPAIIITNHDAAFMPNIHHTRKDGSVGPIKFDRILCDVPCSGDGTLRKNFDVWAKWNPVNGANLHGLQLRIARRGVEMLAVGGRLVYSTCSLNPLENEAVIQRLLIEADGSLQLLDMSNHLPGLKFMPGLEDWMLMNREMEVINSAAEIPVKNTNLFNKHLFPPSPEVKENLNLKRCIRILPHHQDTGGFFVAVLEKTKPLPGEKIYKDSEGESPLLSGTATQRTRQPPKKKRRQGFREEPYYYFEEDEVVWPGIDSFYEMSKDATSGLFLTRTKDGKKRNIYFTNKCIKDVVAQNQDHIKIINTGVKVLVRSDNKGSPCDFRLAQDGSRVLLPLINKRKISVTKNDLVIMLQNDDMEMPPEIATLDPNTQEQCKEHCTGAIAFLYKDDGVKIELVGWKGNKSVRAYVAKNDRIHYLRLLGADTSKYEKNKFAEQRNIDAMNSAEKESAQEDTSVDTISENGNLTSQAEAETCDNSENK